From the genome of Lutzomyia longipalpis isolate SR_M1_2022 chromosome 2, ASM2433408v1, one region includes:
- the LOC129790115 gene encoding multidrug resistance-associated protein 1-like produces MEDFCGGPLWDDDLTWASENPDFTPCFHKTIMVWVPCAFFILFVPLELYFIASSKNGRIPWGFLNISKGIGTFLLFTLATADLAVGADLWIADTPGVYPVHIVTPVILMVTFILSLTLLLLHKKRGIRSSGLMFLFWFFIFFLAIFRFRSQLMNFDPDAETVEEQIDFHTYQYASVITHFCLCIIMLLLNCFSDLPPEDRVKVGKPSPENSASFLRKLFFQWFDPMTWKGYRKPLEVSDMWDLNEEDQTRTLVPPFDKYWYDSVRKNQSKEDAKANAKKSTQNGYSNGSAFTPSSKNKAHGKTNGSVLPAMVKAFGGPFWFAGILKLIIDLLAFASPQLLGLLIRFTSDLTEPLWRGLFYAFLMFAAALLTLFLNGQYFHLTFLVGFRIRSALISAIYRKAMRVSSSAKKDTTVGEIVNLMAVDAHRFFELVSYLHLLWSGPLVMALALYFLYDLLGAAIFAGLAVMILMIPFNAWIAVKLRALQMEQMKIKDHRVKMMNEILGGMKVLKLYAWEPSFETNVKDIREKEMKVLIKMAYYSAGTFFAWTLAPFLVSLACFTTYVFMEEGNDLTATTAFMSLALLNILRQPMMMFPMIITMSMQALVSIDRINKFMNNEELDPDNVTHHPHKSALVIENGIFTWGEDEATLKNINLEIPKGALTAVVGPVGCGKSSLVSALLGEMEKKQGNVNTVGSIAYVPQQAWIQNATLQDNILFGRKMDRQHYDKVLEACALKSDIEMLPGGDQTEIGEKGINLSGGQKQRVSLARAVYSNADIYLLDDPLSAVDAHVGKHIFDNVIGPKGLLAGKTRLLVTHGISYLPHMDEILVISGGEISESGHYKELLAQRGAFAEFLVQHLQEMEEDEDLEEIKDVLAIKPEGRQLLERALSVRSTSSKGSKKGSMRKRTSQLEKDGVVVPKVGTTLIEKEESATGKVSWAVYIKYFKGVGVWMTFWALLMNLLNQGFSAGANLWLTRWAEDTEAHLPANRDMYLGVYGALGGGQAITLFFSTITLAIGCLNAAKSLHHKLLSHTLRLPMAFFDTTPLGRIMNRFSKDVDIADNILPMSVRSWILMAFSVLFIFVVISITTPIFMSVIIPIGIFYYFIQTFYVATSRQLKRIESVTRSPIYSHFGESLTGQATIRAYSKQDGFTKQNEDKVDFNQMCSYPSIIANRWLAVRLELVGSLVILFACLFAVLGREDIDPSLVGLSVTYALQTTQILNFMVRMTAEVETNIVAIERMEEYSDVQKEAEWEKGERDPLWPKEGRVEFDNFQVRYREGLDLVLKGITFSVQSCEKVGIVGRTGAGKSSLTLALFRIIEAAGGKITIDDKNIGELGLHNLRSRLTIIPQDPVLFSGTLRMNIDPFNSYSDDEIWRVLELSHLKHFVKGLQAGLQHEIAEGGDNLSVGQRQLICLARALLRKTKVLVLDEATAAVDLETDDLIQKTIRSEFSDCTILTIAHRLNTIMDSDKVIVLDKGQIAEFDSPTNLLQNPNSIFHSMAKNAGILGNTNNTASS; encoded by the exons ATGGAAGACTTCTGCGGAGGTCCTCTTTGG GATGACGATCTCACGTGGGCATCGGAAAATCCAGATTTTACGCCATGTTTTCACAAAACCATCATGGTGTGGGTTCCATGTG CGTTCTTTATCTTATTCGTACCTCTGGAGCTATATTTCATTGCAAGTAGCAAAAATGGCCGTATTCCGTGGGGTTTTCTGAACATATCGAAAGGAATTGGAACATTCCTGCTCTTCACTCTGGCTACGGCGGACCTAGCCGTGGGAGCTGATCTATGGATTGCAGACACTCCTGGAGTATACCCGGTTCATATTGTAACGCCGGTCATCCTTATGGTCACCTTCATCCTTTCCTTGACACTCTTGCTGCTTCACAAGAAGAGAGGAATACGATCATCTGGCCTTATGTTCCTTTTCTggttcttcattttcttccttgcaATCTTCCGCTTCCGTTCTCAGCTCATGAATTTCGATCCAGATGCGGAAACAGTGGAGGAACAAATTGACTTCCACACCTACCAATATGCAAGTGTAATCACGCACTTCTGCCTCTGCATCATCATGTTACTGCTCAACTGCTTCTCCGATTTGCCACCAGAAGATCGAGTCAAAGTTGGAAAACCCAGTCCTGAAAATTCAGCCAGTTTCCTTAGAAAACTCTTCTTCCAATGGTTCGATCCAATGACCTGGAAAGGCTACAGAAAGCCACTGGAAGTGAGTGATATGTGGGATTTAAATGAGGAAGATCAGACCCGCACCTTGGTTCCACCTTTCGACAAGTATTGGTACGATAGTGTACGGAAAAACCAATCAAAAGAAGATGCAAAAGCTAATGCTAAGAAGAGCACACAAAATGGATACAGCAATGGGTCTGCTTTTACACCATCAAGTAAAAATAAGGCTCATGGTAAAACTAATGGATCTGTTCTGCCTGCTATGGTAAAGGCTTTTGGAGGACCATTCTGGTTTGCTGGAATCCTTAAACTCATCATTGATCTTTTGGCATTTGCTTCTCCTCAATTATTGGG aCTCTTGATTCGTTTTACCAGCGATCTGACTGAACCACTATGGCGTGGTTTGTTCTATGCATTCCTTATGTTTGCTGCAGCCTTACTTACACTGTTTCTTAACGGACAATATTTCCACTTAACTTTCCTTGTTGGATTTAGAATCCGTAGTGCCCTAATATCTGCCATATACCGCAAAGCAATGAGAGTGTCTAGTTCAGCAAAGAAGGACACAACAGTGGGTGAAATTGTCAACCTTATGGCAGTGGATGCACACAGATTCTTTGAATTGGTATCATATTTACATCTGCTATGGTCTGGACCCCTCGTAATGGCCTTAgctctttattttctctacgATCTACTTGGAGCGGCCATTTTCGCAGGTTTAGCCGTTATGATTCTTATGATTCCATTTAATGCTTGGATTGCAGTAAAATTGAGAGCTCTTCAGATGGAGCAAATGAAGATAAAAGATCATCGCGTGAAGATGATGAATGAGATCTTAGGCGGTATGAAAGTTCTCAAACTCTATGCATGGGAACCAAGCTTTGAGACCAACGTAAAGGATATTCgtgagaaagaaatgaaagttCTCATTAAGATGGCATATTATAGTGCAGGTACTTTCTTCGCATGGACCCTGGCTCCATTCCTCGTATCTCTGGCTTGCTTTACAACATACGTATTTATGGAGGAAGGAAATGATCTTACTGCAACAACGGCATTCATGTCACTCGCGCTTTTAAACATTCTACGACAACCTATGATGATGTTCCCAATGATTATTACAATGTCAATGCAGGCTTTAGTCTCCATTGATCGTATTAACAAATTCATGAACAACGAAGAACTCGATCCTGATAATGTTACTCATCATCCCCATAAGAGTGCTCTTGTCATAGAGAATGGTATATTCACTTGGGGTGAAGATGAGGCAACgctcaaaaatattaatttggaaATTCCAAAAGGAGCTCTGACTGCTGTTGTTGGTCCTGTTGGCTGTGGAAAGAGTTCTTTGGTCAGTGCTCTACTAGGAGAAATGGAGAAGAAACAGGGCAATGTGAATACAGTTGGATCTATCGCCTACGTTCCACAACAAGCCTGGATCCAAAACGCCACACTTCAGGATAATATCCTCTTCGGTAGAAAGATGGATCGTCAACATTATGACAAAGTGCTCGAGGCCTGTGCCCTAAAATCTGATATTGAAATGCTTCCTGGAGGTGATCAAACTGAGATTggagaaaagggaataaaCCTCTCAGGTGGACAGAAGCAGAGAGTATCACTGGCAAGAGCAGTCTACAGCAATGCAGACATTTATTTGTTGGATGATCCACTTAGTGCTGTTGATGCTCATGTAGGCAAGCATATCTTTGATAACGTCATCGGGCCTAAAGGACTTTTAGCAGGAAAGACGAGACTTTTGGTTACGCATGGTATCTCCTATCTGCCACATATGGATGAAATTTTGGTCATTAGTGGAGGTGAGATCAGCGAAAGTGGTCATTACAAGGAGCTTCTAGCTCAGAGAGGAGCGTTTGCAGAATTCCTTGTTCAACATCTGCAAGAAATGGAGGAAGACGAAGATTTGGAAGAAATCAAGGATGTTTTAGCAATTAAACCAGAGGGTCGACAATTGCTTGAAAGAGCTCTATCTGTTAGATCCACGTCCTCAAA gGGTTCAAAGAAGGGTTCAATGAGAAAGAGAACTAGCCAACTGGAAAAGGATGGCGTAGTTGTTCCAAAGGTGGGAACAACTCTGATTGAGAAAGAAGAATCAGCTACAGGAAAAGTGAGCTGGGCCGTTTACATCAAATACTTCAAAGGCGTTGGTGTATGGATGACATTTTGGGCTCTCCTTATGAATCTTCTAAATCAAGGATTTTCGGCTGGTGCTAATCTGTGGTTAACACGTTGGGCTGAGGATACAGAAGCTCATCTTCCAGCAAACAGAGATATGTATCTGGGTGTCTATGGAGCTCTCGGTGGTGGTCAAGCTATCACATTGTTCTTCAGTACTATAACCCTAGCTATTGGTTGTCTCAACGCTGCCAAATCTTTGCACCACAAACTTCTGAGCCACACGCTACGGTTACCAATGGCTTTCTTCGATACAACTCCTCTAGGACGGATTATGAACCGTTTCTCTAAAGATGTGGATATTGCAGACAATATTCTGCCAATGTCTGTTAGATCTTGGATCCTCATGGCTTTCTCCGTCCTCTTCATCTTCGTCGTTATCAGTATTACAACACCAATCTTCATGAGCGTGATCATTCCCATCGGAATATTCTATTACTTCATTCAAACCTTCTACGTAGCTACCTCAAG ACAACTCAAAAGAATAGAATCAGTAACGAGGTCACCAATATACTCCCACTTTGGTGAGAGTCTTACAGGACAAGCAACAATAAGAGCATATAGTAAACAAGATGGTTTTACGAAGCAAAATGAGGACAAAGTTGATTTTAACCAGATGTGCTCATACCCCAGCATCATTGCCAATCGTTGGTTGGCAGTTAGGCTGGAACTTGTGGGAAGTTTAGTGATCTTATTCGCATGTTTGTTCGCCGTTCTTGGACGTGAGGATATTGATCCATCCCTCGTAGGACTCTCTGTTACGTACGCCTTGCAAACGActcaaattctcaattttatggTGAGGATGACTGCTGAAGTGGAAACTAATATTGTAGCTATTGAGAGAATGGAAGAATACTCTGATGTACAAAAAGAAGCCGAATGGGAGAAGGGAGAACGCGATCCTCTCTGGCCAAAGGAAGGAAGAGTGGAGTTTGATAACTTCCAAGTGAGATACCGTGAAGGATTGGATTTGGTACTCAAAGGAATCACTTTCTCTGTGCAAAGTTGCGAAAAGGTTGGGATCGTCGGAAGAACTGGAGCTGGAAAGTCTAGTTTGACTCTCGCTCTCTTCAG AATCATTGAAGCTGCTGGAGGAAAGATTACCATCGATGACAAAAATATTGGAGAACTCGGTCTTCACAATCTCCGATCTCGTCTCACAATTATTCCTCAAGATCCAGTTCTCTTTTCTGGTACGTTGCGCATGAACATCGATCCCTTTAACTCTTACAGCGACGATGAAATTTGGCGAGTCCTGGAACTCTCTCATCTGAAGCACTTCGTGAAGGGACTACAAGCTGGACTTCAGCATGAAATTGCCGAAGGAGGTGATAATTTATCCGTTGGACAGCGTCAGCTAATCTGCTTGGCCAGAGCACTGCTGCGTAAGACGAAAGTTTTGGTTCTTGACGAAGCTACTGCCGCAGTTGATCTGGAGACGGATGATCTGATCCAGAAAACAATCCGATCCGAATTCTCTGATTGCACCATCCTCACAATTGCTCACAGATTGAACACCATCATGGATTCGGATAAGGTCATTGTGCTCGACAAGGGTCAGATAGCAGAGTTCGACAGTCCTACAAATCTACTCCAAAATCCCAATTCAATCTTCCATAGTATGGCTAAAAATGCAGGAATTTTGGGTAACACCAATAACACCGCGAGTAGttga